The Hermetia illucens chromosome 2, iHerIll2.2.curated.20191125, whole genome shotgun sequence genomic interval atagctgctagcggcgaccattttgaataattttttcttcgtttgaaagctcttcctttctaatggtgtacttgccgattgatttggtttattacttcgttagaaataaagatttgtttgacttgacTTTGAGTGTGAGCAAGTGCATTATCATGGTGCAAAAGCCACGATTTGTTTAGTCACAAATCCgggcgtttttttttcagattgcttCGCGCAAACGGTGTTGAACTTGTAGGTAGTACTCCTTATTGAGCGTTTGACCTCGTGGCAAGAATTCATGATGCACTATGTCATTCAAATCGAAAAACGCAGTGAGCGTCACCTTTACGTTCGACAGCACTTGTCGAGATTTTTCTGTCTTGGCGATCCAAAATGCCTCCAGTGGGACGATTGAACCTTAAGTTTCCACGTCATATCCGTAAGTTCATGTTTCATCAATTGTTACAAAACGTTTCAGTAATCCTGAGTCGTCGTTGACTTATTTTAGTGAAACTTCCATCCGCAGCTGCTTTTGAtcaaaattcaataattccAGTGCATGTAtaccaggtatgaaaggttttgtgtatttcttttataaagacatttgagtgtgcgttatcccattaatacgtagcacgtaatatatgcatatattatgtgagaatatccagtttcaaagtcttgaatttgcaaagaattgacaactttgaactattataactttgttagtaatagtgcgatttccaccaaatttggatcatgctttatatatatatatattccacggtgctaggatgaactcaacGAGGGATCTACAACCAATTACTgacaattatagtaatatactattattaacttcatttgaacaaatatcggtataggggtatttcgaagcctaggcatatagtggcagcctcctgattttttttagatttttcggttcacagcaatcacagttcccatcttttcaccaaatttggtgttagtagctataaccgtctccaataaaaatgcgtgtgacagacaggcagacagtcacccgattttaaaaaggttttattttacacaaaacctttaaaaaagaCAAAATGACAATCAGACTCACCAAACCCGCGAAATTTAAAGATTCCCGTTATTTTCTGAGCACACCTCGTAcccctattttattttattcgaaattgcGACGGTTGATCTAGCGTTGTTAAGCCGTATTACGcagatatataaattaatcgacaCCCTCGATATTTTGTCCTATAATAAGAATGCGATGACCTCTCAAAgttcatgactcggtgagatTGCGAGCGCTGATGTTATCAGGGTAGTAGCGGTATCCGAAGAAAGATGTTATGGTCAATTAAAACCCCCTACACGTTCTCTGGACAGGACAGTATGGAGAAGGCCGCCAATAATGATATTGACAGAATGCAGCTTAGTCGTACTCcgttttggacttcaaatttatcgaaaattttatttagatactGCACGTACATTGCGTAGTTTCTTCGAAATGTTCCTGCTGCAGAGAATACGCAATGCTCCCTAATACCCTACTACCTCTCCCCTCCCCCCACGAAAGCTTTGTCGAAGTCATGGAAAAGCAGCTGAAGCAGTGATGTGAACTCAATACATTGCTCCATATTGATTCTAAGGGTGTTAATGTGGGTAATAAGGAACAGAGCGAAAATCAGCCGGTTCTCTGTAAGACAAGCGTTGAAAGTATTCTTTGACGCTTCCCAGTATTATTTCTCTATCTATCATCTTTGCGATGTTGCACATCTCCAAGCACACCCCGCTAATTATTTCATTCAAAACGGAGCTCTTTTCAGAGTTTTGACGAATGGCCTCTTCCCCCTTTCCCTATAAAAGGCTACGAAATCCGACAATTTTTGGATAAGTGGAAATAGCAGTTGCAGGAAACTTGAATACATTTATAGCCCACATGATTTCGCTTCTTTTTGAAGAAGTTCATTTTTCCATGTTACGGTGATTATCCATGTCATCCACGAGAGGTGTAACTTTATCTAATATTAAACGATTCAGAATTGTAGCGAAGCACTTCTTTCATTTCTTAACCTACTCGCGATTGCCGTCAATAATCAATGCAACTCATATTCTCGGTGAGCTAAATGAACTCATTGTTCCGTCCAATTTGATTTATTGATGCAACGGCAGGCAACGTCATTTGCTTTCAAATATCAAGATTGTTCTTTGAAGTGGTCAATATCCTCCAGACGAGTCATATTCAAATAATTTTACGATCAGTTTACACAGCATAGATATTTCTGTGAGCAGAGCGTTCAACGTATGTAAGATGTAAATGTAGTCAATACAACAGGATGCAGATCGGCTGAAGTCTCATCCACTTGCTACAGACGAGAGAGAGACATTAGTACCAACATCAAGTTCAAATTCCCGTTCTTCTCGTGCTGTTACATCGGAACAACACATGGGAAGGCAACGGAAATTAATATGATCTTAAATGCTTTTGAGAGGCTTAGTTCATATTCAAATCTAGCTCTAATAATACCAAGTCTACTCGGATTATCAACAGTTTATCGCTACCTCCAAATTTTCATAATGTTTTGCGCCATAGCGAGGAATGACATTCGTCAAAGAAAGGACCCTTCCTTCATTACTTAAGCTGCGATGGTTTCTAGAAACCGGGTTTTTTATATAGATATTTTGATGGTACAATATAATAGAATATAATAATTTTGTTGAACCGCTCGGTCTGAATTGTTATTGTACACATCAGTAATTTTAGTTCGAACAACGATTATATATTTTCGTTAAtagtttcttgttttttttctgaattttcattgaaaaaagacGCAATTTTTGAAGAGGCAACTCCATATTTTACTGTTTAGTAAGGTAAAATTATGATCATGGTTCGGACGATAGCGGCAAGTATACAGATTAAAAGAATCGTTGCAATTATTGATATATCATACATAGATGCTATGATTGTCAAATTCGTTGATTAAAAATTTTGTATCATAATTTCACACCCCAATAATAATacaaaaagattgaaaagattACATTTTCTTTTATTGCTAAAaacatctaaaaaaaaaatgaactatCGAGCGTCGCTTAGAAAAGCTTCCTCAATGGCAGGCAATGCATATTGATTCCTCGTTTATtgcctgttcactcctttgtggagtataaagCATCCACACAGTTGGTGTTATTGCCTTACCCTTCATTTTCattgagactgtgcttcagtttcattgtgATCACActaaatgctctgcaaatgataAGCCTATAGCAGCGAGGCAAATACGAGCCGAATACAAACATCAATTGTCAGGAACAAACCACGTGTTGATTATTCAGGAATTcttgaaaatgaagagaaacccTCATCAAAATAAATTGAGCGAAGAGTTCAtgcaatatatattttattaagcataaataataataacaaatattgtgttttaatttcaattttaaatatacatattttaattttctagGTAAATTCGCTGGGTTTGCTCGAATGACCGGTGAATCGAGACGAGACGTTCCTGCCGTTTCGTGGGTACTACCTCCCAGTATTTCAGCAAAAGCACTTGGTGGTGTGATTGAAATTGATTGGATCTGTCGAAAAGAACTGTCTTTCACATGTACAGCGAATCTATTTAATTCTTGGAACGAAGGTAAACCTGTGAAAATTGGTCGTGATGGTCAAGAGATTGAACCGAAAGTCGGAGCTGAATTGTGTCGATTATTTCCCGAAGATGAAGGCATTGAACTTACACCGATTTTAAAGAAATCAAAAGAAACAGCCAGACTACTTCGGGATAAAGGTGTGCGTGTATCATATAAAGGACCACCTCAAAGAGGTGTTTCAATGCGTGGTCGTAGTAGTTTAGGTGCAGTGCGAGGCAAAAAAGCCTTCTTattaaatagaaataaattgGGTGGAGTTCCGCCACCTGGTGTATATAAACGTTCAGCGTCACCATATACGGGTAGAGAAAGGACGGTTCCACCGTGGGAAAGGTATGTCACATCGGCTGCCGCAGCAGAGGCATATGTAGCTGATTACATGCGGACTATGCAACACCAGCTACCTCCTATGCCGTACATACCGCCAGCCGCATTCTCGAATATGATTCCACCAAATCCGGCTGTAGTACAACCCTCGGCGGCGGTATACGAGAACCTTCCGCCACCACCGCGATATTACGAAGGTCCTCCGTTACCCGAGTATCCACCACCACAACAGATACGCCCACCACCGCCCAACTACGAGCCGCGTCCACCCTACGAACGATCAGTTGACGAGTTCCTCTGGAAAACTAACGATAGACCGGCACTTACTCAGGGCACAAATGCCGGCGGCGGATCAACAGGAGGGGGCGGTAATTCACAAGGAGGCAGCAACAGCGCTGGAGGAGGCGGCGGAGGTGGCGGCAGTTATCGTAGTAATAACCGTGATTTCCACAGAACCCGCGACCGAGGGAGGGATCGGAGCAGTCGAAGTGATCGTGAGCGTAATTTCCGTGATAGAAGTCACCATCGCAGTAGCTATCGTGATAGACGATGATTTTACCAGATGTAAGCATCCCAGCAGCCTACCTGTCCTAGTGACAAAGGACTAATtgaaaaagtgagaaaaaatcATTGAGACTTTAAACAAAAACACATTTTCCGATATACACTCCAATTTTCACTTGAATCGAAATTGtctttgttttctatttttttttccttagtCGGGCGACAAAGCTGAAACGATACAAATGATAATTATTGCAGAAAGTAAAAAACACTTAAAAGATTTCATTAAAACTAAAGTACATATAAAAAACCGAAAGCCGAACTTCTAgttaaaacaaaatgaaaaagtaAACGTAAAGCCAGCATAATTATTAAATAAGAGGCAACCTAAACCTAAAATGCAAAAACAACTTTAAACATAAAGCAAGAGAAAACCCTACATAAGAGAAACAAGTAATTCAAGAAGAACAGATGAAACGACaacaaaaatgataaaaatcctACAAGCGTTTGTATTTTTAATtctaattattaaaatattgtttttacaATACTTGGAATTTATATAGTGACATGatgtattttaattttaaaaaatatatatatttaacgaCGATACTTTAAATGGAGAAACTCTTTACATTCGTCCCTTTACGATTGGTTTAATTGCCGAGAAATCGAACGAAATTAGTGATGAGGTTTATTTAGTCGGTGAGACATGTTGCTTTGTAGCAAGTCTGCGTTTGTGGTGGACACCAACCCCGGGGAAAGTGCCCGTTGTGGAACAGCTGAGCATCCTTCAATTGTAAGAAAAAGTTACTGGTATGTAGAGCTACTTATAAATGACTTTTCACAGATGATATAGTTCATTTGAATGGTTAGTGGGTGCGTAATTTTTAGTTGATCAATGAAATATTCAGGTAAGTCAATTCAGCGATCAGAAGAACGGATTTGAACGTATGTTCTCAGATAACCCGGCCGAGAAAACAGTTTAGAGTatgcaaaaatatttgataatgGGCCTCTCGAACGTATTCAGAAGATGAAAACTCTCCTTCACTTTCATATTTTGCAGGTGGTAATTTAGCCTGCAATGACCACTGAATACTCCCACTATGATCctaaggctcttcttggtgagatttaaatAATACTAGGAGTGCTTGAGTTTATATCCCCCATGAGCACCCTAAACTGAGCTTAGTAAGTTTGCCCTGCACTGTTTCTTTTCATTCCTTATTATTATAACCATGAACCCCTCTCGGTTCCACAAAAGGAGTCTGGACCTTTTCTGGCTAGCCCATCCTCGTTGCCTTCTAACACAAAATGGCCTGGGACCCAGGGTATCCAAACCATATCGTGCGAGCCCAGCGTATGCAATTCATTAAGGCATTCCCTTACCAGTTGAGAATTCAATTGACTGGACCTATGCAATTTTCTGCCTCCTATAGTTCCCGCAAAGGTTAAAAGAGGTACATCTATCTATGGtgtatatctccgcctgaaatatactACTATGTTTAATCATTGGTTTAAAGcacgttttccttggactaatgacaCGTGCGGCCGCTGCCTTTGTTGTGAGGGATCAGTCAGTGTAAAAAGTGATCAGTTATTGGTTTAAGCCGTGGGTTACTGCCGCTGTTCTCAGTTCAATTCCATTtgctcagattaccgccccataggtaatcattggccttagtaTTACAGTTTATATCTAGTTTTCCGGATGCATCGCCATTTTTTCCCAGCTATTAAACTGCTTATCATCAAAACCTTTGTAGCTTTGCGACATATGTTCCTAATATACACCTTCCAGAgcagtttttggtctagtgtaatttcaaatatttgacctctgtttcttctTTAATTTCTATTCCGTATAGTCTAATGGCTCTCAAGTGATTAAACTTGCACTTCTACAACATATTGTGtactcatatttgcccctacagattaatgCAATACCGTCAACGTAAAACTAGACCTGTATTCGAATATTTGTTAGATCTCCTAGGAGTTCGTTACCCAATATACTTCACGTTAGCGGTAATAGTACCTACCCTCGGTTGTGTTCACAAAAATAGAATTGGTACTTGCTGGTACTTTTACTCGCCTGCTTTCTAACGGGCCTGCCCAGTAAACATGTTGGCATGATTGTGAGGGATTACgcattgatctgaaagattAAGGGTGAAAAGCAGTCGTTTTGCTCGCCTGGTGCCCGTTACCACCGTTAAGAGAGACTCGAAATGCTTTCTAGGCCCATCTGAAGTTGTACTGGGAAAATGCTATCCACTCCGGTGGTTTTGTAGTTTCCACTTTTTGCTGTTTTCCCATTTCCCTCTTCCCTTAAGCGATTCGTTATTGGGGTGTTATTCAGAAAGTTGCTGTCTTCCGCCGTGGAATAGGACTCGGGGGAAAATGAAATTTGAGAAGCAGAAGACGATTTTCactaaatgtcccatcttcctttttcagataGAAGAGGATATTGCTCTATTTTTGGCCGTAGTTTTGCATAGTCTGAATGCTTTTGTTCAATCCCTTTACAGATTTTCCTGAAGTTGTTTCGCTTTGCTTCTCTGCGTTGCCGTACGTCGTCAGCGCATTTTTGTATCTCGGTCAGTCCACGGTTTAAGAGTTTTCGGATCTCTGTTTTCATTCTGGTTAGATTTCTGTTATACCAGGGTACATCGCTTGATGTCTTGACTCTCCGGCTTTATATGCGCTCAAGACGACTCTGTTAAAATCTTCCACCAATTTCTCCAGTTCCATTTCGTTTCTGATATCACCACTCACCTCTACATGAGCTATGTTTTTGCTGAATGCTGAAAGTATCTCTTGCCTGGTGCTGGAATGTTAGCATGTTCCTTACATAATATCCTTTTAACCTATTACtaaggataaattcaagaaggtactcgccTCTTCGATTTTACTATGCGCGAAAATGAAGAGGTAGCGCCTTTATCTCACAAAACTTCACCAGTCTTACAACTAATTCCGTAATCCGAGTTTCGTCCCCTGGGAAGTAGCCAGATGCCACAACTATCTCCCGAgttctcccggcttccaatgaaactTGGATAGTCACGAAGTCTGCAGCTCTAaaacacatatatgtatatgtgctaaattgGATTTACGAGTGATACAAgtttttggtttttcacaagaaccCCAAATTACTTGCAGATCACAAATCTTCTCCCGTTAATCTTAGGGTTCTTGGGCCAGCGCCACCCCAAAATTGTTCTTGGAAATTGCATTTGCATGGAGGAGGCTTATCTGGATTATCTTAGTTTGACTACAAACTATCGGCTCGCATATgctatttatcttcagtttgaCTCTGTTTACCTCTTTCTtgaaggggatcatcccgtgtgaagggcgtttttttttcgcttcttttaggaattttttgtgaagaactggaaaaagatacaaatacgaatttttcaccatatatttattcatatcttgagcatgcgtaataatttttccagcccgatagcatagctcattattgaaatacagagcaatttatacacccacctTCGAAAAGgctggattattaaaaaataatttaaaagctaaatttttgcgccgtgttaaactttttttttttaaataatggtgTTTTTGCCttaaaggcttctttaatgaatagaaaaaaactactgaatgaatcacaattatcctagtttgcttaccgtagaaatatgttctaaataagtcgtaaaaatttcaaagaattttgttggatagattttgggccattctggcagccgattttcaatatgcagtttcgagaaaaacacaattaaaaagtagaatgtgatttttagccataaaatcttaaccgctacctagtccataaaccttaggtttctttaaGAAACGCATGTAAAGCTTTGGCTtcaagtcattcggaccgataaatatgcgctttattacggcgatcgtgataaatctggcatgtgacttattacgtgtttatcactgtaatttccgaacgactccgaatatcaaaaaatcactttgcccatatattctacactatatctagatacaattgatgcaaaaaaaaatagatttctCGGATCCGAcaaacgggatgacccccttaatatttCGTATACCTTCTTTTGGCTTTAATAATGTGTCTCATTCATTTCGGACTTTTCCTCCATTCCTATTCGCTAGCCCATTTGAGtgtctttatatatttatacTGGACATTGCTGAACAGTTTTGCGTGTAATTGTATGTCGGTCAGATTAGCTTTTCCAAAATGTCCCTTCTGCGTAAAGTATTCCAAACATACTCCTGGTTTACACCTTGAAAGCCTcctcgaaattaataaaaatcagGGTTGAAAgtatctaaactccgcacagtGATCCGAATTGAGTTAATGCGGTCCTCCAGTTGCCGCATTCAAGACCGatgcccttctttgaaatcctaacgatcatccctttcttccactcactGGGAAAGATCTCAGGTTCCCAGGATTTCTGGTTGAGTAGGAGAAGCAGCTCTACGGAGGCAACTTTGTGATCTTAGCCCGCTTAAGCGCATGTTACGGTGGTATACCATATCACCCACAAGAAATAGAACTTCACGGTAGTAAAATTCTCCTTTCACTTCTccagttgctcatcatcgaaGATGACAAGCACCTGTACGttctttcgtgatacggtatACGATATCAGAATCATGGGATTAATTTTATCCGGGCGTACCCTACGGTCCACTTCTTGCACTTTCCCATGGTAATGGAACTCCGGTCCGTCATGCTCACCTCCGCTCGCTGGTTTCAAAATAGCACTCAccatatgtatacatatttttGGGACGTGGTCGACAATTCTACTCGCACCAGAGATGAAGACGCTTTTGATAGCTGCCGTGTTCTTGGGTAGGTTATCTCCATCGCTGTTTTTTCAAAGAAGTGCTCTCTTGCAATTTCGCTTTGTTCATGTCATGGACACTATCACACGCCAACGCTCTACTCACTGCACTGCTAGCGGTCACATAATTCTTCGATACCATTTTCATAGTCTGATTTCTCTTTAGCTTCACTCTtcttcatcggcgctaaatttctATTCAACAAACATTCTCTTGAAGTCTAGAAACAGGACAAAGTCGCTGGGGGTTAGATCTGTAAAATACGGTCGATGtggaagcaattcgaagcccaattagtgcaattttgccatcgttttcattgatttgtgccACGGTCCATTGTGttgatgaaacagcactttctGCCTCTTCAAATGGGATCGcttttccgcgatttcatccttcaaacactccaataacgctatgtaatagGCGCTGTTGATTGTTTCTTCCTTCTTAAGATAGCCGATAAATATTATACCATgtgcatcccaaaatactgatgccatagccttgccagccgtcgttgcgtctttgcacgctttTGGAGTCCGTTCACCACGTGCAGTCCactgacgatcgttttgattctggggTTAAATAATGAGGCCATGTTTCGTTCATTATCATATAATGACacataaattcgggttttttatGGGGGAAGAACTTCAAACATTACACAGAATCGTCAACTCCCTATTTTTGGTCCACGTTCATTTGATGCctttagagcctcagctatctTGATCAACGTCACTTTGCGgccattcaaaattattttgtgaactTTTTTGGTGTTTTCATCGATAACAGCCACTTTGGGGCTACTGTGTGCGTGGTCCTCGGTGTTCATTTCGCCTCGTTTCAACTTAacaaaccacttctcaacggttgatATTCCTGGTGAAAAGTCCCGacaatgtttatcaagccaaggcttggcttcaacagtatttttttcgccaaaaagcaatgctt includes:
- the LOC119648207 gene encoding YTH domain-containing protein 1 isoform X1 yields the protein MKDLSDFEKMADLDAVVNLGLDENEADIAEELQGFEDSFDTRSEASADSSSSSATNPSISSVSTDSSVSPKNRRAHLKRERSVNGESGGGGGGGGGGSGGAGENNNRKDNKNTDDEDDDEDEDNDKNNGRKSASASASASPDAKKTHNSSSSANNSKHNSKSYDYMTKLNYLFRDTRFFLIKSNNADNVALSKSKSVWSTLPQNEANLNQAFRESRNVLLIFSVNESGKFAGFARMTGESRRDVPAVSWVLPPSISAKALGGVIEIDWICRKELSFTCTANLFNSWNEGKPVKIGRDGQEIEPKVGAELCRLFPEDEGIELTPILKKSKETARLLRDKGVRVSYKGPPQRGVSMRGRSSLGAVRGKKAFLLNRNKLGGVPPPGVYKRSASPYTGRERTVPPWERYVTSAAAAEAYVADYMRTMQHQLPPMPYIPPAAFSNMIPPNPAVVQPSAAVYENLPPPPRYYEGPPLPEYPPPQQIRPPPPNYEPRPPYERSVDEFLWKTNDRPALTQGTNAGGGSTGGGGNSQGGSNSAGGGGGGGGSYRSNNRDFHRTRDRGRDRSSRSDRERNFRDRSHHRSSYRDRR
- the LOC119648207 gene encoding YTH domain-containing protein 1 isoform X2, with the translated sequence MADLDAVVNLGLDENEADIAEELQGFEDSFDTRSEASADSSSSSATNPSISSVSTDSSVSPKNRRAHLKRERSVNGESGGGGGGGGGGSGGAGENNNRKDNKNTDDEDDDEDEDNDKNNGRKSASASASASPDAKKTHNSSSSANNSKHNSKSYDYMTKLNYLFRDTRFFLIKSNNADNVALSKSKSVWSTLPQNEANLNQAFRESRNVLLIFSVNESGKFAGFARMTGESRRDVPAVSWVLPPSISAKALGGVIEIDWICRKELSFTCTANLFNSWNEGKPVKIGRDGQEIEPKVGAELCRLFPEDEGIELTPILKKSKETARLLRDKGVRVSYKGPPQRGVSMRGRSSLGAVRGKKAFLLNRNKLGGVPPPGVYKRSASPYTGRERTVPPWERYVTSAAAAEAYVADYMRTMQHQLPPMPYIPPAAFSNMIPPNPAVVQPSAAVYENLPPPPRYYEGPPLPEYPPPQQIRPPPPNYEPRPPYERSVDEFLWKTNDRPALTQGTNAGGGSTGGGGNSQGGSNSAGGGGGGGGSYRSNNRDFHRTRDRGRDRSSRSDRERNFRDRSHHRSSYRDRR